In one Saccharibacillus brassicae genomic region, the following are encoded:
- the fliI gene encoding flagellar protein export ATPase FliI — protein sequence MKEILVDKYLEQLRQLDPIRVNGKVTQVIGLMVESEGPDASIGEVCYIYPTKTSTPLQAEVVGFRDNKVLLMPLGELQSIGPGCDVVGTGKPLTVQVGSELLGKVLDGLGRPLDGSLLPARMAHASTFNVPSNPLQRPRVHEPINVGVRAIDGLLTIGKGQRVGIFAGSGVGKSTLMGMIARNTSADINVIALVGERGREVLDFIERDLGPEGLARSVVIVATSDQPALVRIKAALIATSIAEYYRDRGMNVMMMMDSVTRFAMAQREVGLAVGEPPAMRGYTPSVFATLPKLLERAGTGPTGSITAFYTVLVDGDDMNEPIADAVRGILDGHIVLNRGIANRGHFPAIDVLASISRVMKDISPEIQTDAANNLKRLLSVYKESEDLINIGAYQRGSSAEIDEAIENIQRIWDFTKQKVDEKTTLDETIERLIQEFSRS from the coding sequence ATGAAAGAAATTCTGGTCGACAAGTATTTGGAACAGCTCAGGCAGCTGGATCCAATCCGGGTAAACGGCAAGGTGACGCAGGTTATCGGGTTGATGGTCGAATCGGAAGGTCCCGACGCGAGCATCGGCGAGGTTTGCTACATTTATCCGACCAAAACGTCGACTCCGCTCCAGGCCGAAGTCGTCGGATTCCGGGATAACAAAGTGCTGCTGATGCCGCTCGGCGAACTGCAGTCGATCGGCCCGGGATGCGACGTGGTCGGCACGGGCAAGCCGCTGACCGTACAGGTCGGTTCGGAACTGCTGGGCAAAGTGCTCGACGGTCTGGGAAGGCCGCTGGACGGTTCGCTGCTTCCGGCACGCATGGCCCACGCTTCGACGTTCAACGTGCCGAGCAATCCGCTGCAGCGTCCGAGAGTGCACGAGCCGATCAACGTCGGCGTTCGAGCCATCGACGGGCTGCTGACCATCGGCAAGGGACAGCGGGTCGGCATCTTCGCCGGCTCGGGCGTCGGCAAAAGCACGCTGATGGGCATGATCGCCCGAAACACTTCGGCGGACATCAACGTGATCGCGCTGGTCGGCGAACGGGGCCGCGAAGTATTGGACTTCATTGAACGCGACCTGGGGCCGGAAGGCCTGGCACGCTCCGTCGTGATCGTCGCAACGTCGGATCAACCGGCGCTGGTACGTATCAAGGCGGCGTTGATCGCGACTAGCATTGCCGAGTATTACCGGGACCGCGGCATGAACGTCATGATGATGATGGACTCGGTTACGCGGTTTGCGATGGCTCAGCGCGAAGTCGGGCTGGCTGTCGGCGAACCGCCGGCGATGCGGGGTTATACCCCGTCGGTATTCGCGACGCTGCCCAAACTGCTCGAGCGGGCAGGAACGGGGCCGACCGGATCGATCACCGCTTTCTACACCGTGTTGGTAGACGGCGACGATATGAACGAACCGATTGCCGATGCGGTGCGCGGGATTCTGGACGGACACATCGTGTTGAACCGGGGTATCGCCAACCGGGGACACTTTCCGGCCATCGATGTGCTGGCCAGCATCAGCCGGGTCATGAAAGACATCTCGCCGGAAATTCAAACCGACGCGGCCAACAACTTGAAACGGCTGCTCTCGGTATACAAAGAGTCGGAAGACTTGATCAACATCGGCGCTTACCAAAGAGGGTCCAGTGCCGAGATCGACGAAGCGATCGAGAACATTCAACGCATCTGGGATTTTACAAAACAAAAAGTGGACGAAAAAACAACGCTGGACGAAACGATCGAACGTTTAATCCAAGAATTCTCAAGGAGCTGA
- the fliJ gene encoding flagellar export protein FliJ, producing the protein MKFNYSFQKVVDLKTSEKSHAEMHLSSAIGQLQAEKHTLGQLFSDKDQMADSLQTQATNAVSAFQLQQMQDYINYIDQCILQKRQDIQTAQVKVEEKKEHLTTKMLDEKVWLQARGKALESFQKEESLREQNELDEMATVRFASRTR; encoded by the coding sequence TTGAAATTCAACTATTCATTTCAAAAAGTCGTGGATCTGAAAACAAGCGAAAAAAGTCATGCCGAAATGCATCTTTCTTCGGCAATCGGACAATTGCAGGCTGAAAAGCATACGCTGGGCCAACTGTTCTCCGATAAAGATCAGATGGCCGATTCCCTTCAAACTCAGGCCACAAACGCGGTTTCAGCTTTCCAACTCCAGCAGATGCAGGATTATATCAACTACATCGACCAGTGCATTTTGCAAAAACGCCAGGATATTCAAACGGCGCAGGTAAAAGTCGAAGAAAAGAAAGAACATCTCACGACGAAAATGCTGGACGAAAAAGTGTGGCTGCAAGCGCGTGGCAAAGCACTGGAGTCGTTCCAAAAAGAAGAATCGCTGCGTGAGCAAAACGAACTTGACGAAATGGCGACCGTTCGATTTGCTTCCCGCACCCGCTAA
- a CDS encoding MotE family protein has protein sequence MAKAGAEADMNLEEGSGSKAGRILLFAVPILFTVVLVGALLALTNPNTRNTVLETANKVPLVGSMLPKPTYTPAQQAQKQEEKQAASAEATISELKTQLQQKTTELKTAQKAQADTQTKVDDLQKQLDTAAAAQTAKAAAAPAEEEGPSKQVKQLAQTYGSMSASKAAPILQTLTDAEIAMVLNAMGTEQRSGIMQKMTADKAAKVSIMLKNATSAKALEAAANTARTAADKASQPTQAATSTAGSLNQDQLAQTFSSMDASSAATLLAQMAKTNQAKVLTILKSVDDTTRSGILSQMAGTDSETAASLANKLIGG, from the coding sequence ATGGCGAAAGCCGGAGCAGAAGCCGATATGAATCTTGAAGAAGGATCGGGAAGCAAAGCGGGACGAATCCTGCTGTTCGCGGTACCGATTCTCTTCACGGTCGTACTGGTCGGTGCACTGCTGGCGTTGACGAATCCCAATACGCGCAACACCGTATTGGAGACGGCGAACAAAGTGCCGCTTGTCGGCTCGATGCTTCCCAAACCGACTTATACGCCGGCACAGCAGGCGCAGAAGCAGGAAGAGAAGCAGGCCGCAAGCGCCGAAGCAACGATCAGCGAACTGAAAACCCAGCTTCAACAGAAAACTACCGAACTAAAAACGGCGCAAAAAGCTCAAGCGGATACGCAGACCAAAGTGGACGATTTGCAAAAGCAGCTGGATACGGCCGCAGCAGCCCAGACAGCCAAAGCGGCTGCGGCGCCGGCGGAAGAAGAAGGACCGAGCAAGCAGGTCAAGCAGTTGGCCCAGACTTACGGCTCCATGAGTGCCAGCAAAGCGGCTCCGATCCTTCAGACGCTGACCGATGCGGAAATCGCGATGGTGCTCAACGCGATGGGGACAGAGCAGCGTTCGGGCATTATGCAGAAGATGACAGCCGACAAAGCGGCCAAAGTCTCGATCATGCTCAAAAACGCGACTTCGGCCAAAGCGCTGGAAGCGGCGGCCAATACGGCGCGTACAGCGGCCGACAAAGCGAGTCAGCCTACGCAAGCGGCGACTTCGACGGCAGGGTCGCTGAATCAAGACCAATTGGCGCAGACGTTTTCTTCGATGGATGCGTCGAGTGCCGCAACGCTGCTGGCCCAGATGGCCAAAACCAATCAAGCAAAGGTGTTGACCATTTTGAAATCGGTAGACGATACGACCCGTTCCGGAATCCTGTCGCAGATGGCGGGTACGGATAGCGAAACGGCTGCTTCCCTGGCCAATAAGTTGATCGGCGGTTAA
- a CDS encoding flagellar hook-length control protein FliK yields the protein MSISGMTTGAPAAPAAAAAGSKAGTVTVASGAAALFGQSLQQLMGAAVSATGSTTTAIAAETPANPILSALQQLITATEQTSGENQQSNDGAAEELEQKLDELMQQLDVLDEQLTENPELMPMLQGWIQQAQALLGSVEEAGGTEQEQPAGNAVQALASNPATLKFALQDTVAQLIDLQQSDQAAPAVKVQAQQALAALEQTIQTVDSDTQTKAKQGLTQQPAAVVQLADDAQPTKNDQTVSKPAAEAQATNTAESKIVSAKSQSQQAGTQQEGQSSEEASQEIKPQGTITAGELAMRTNGTTPAKPVEAVPVHRMAQEVEKLVVDRLEILQKQGFTEAKISLTPDHLGKVDIRITMHAGQLVAHFVTEHAAAKDMLEQQMVQLRGSLQGQGLTVERLEVTQSSSLQSQMDQNGGQASSRQQQEKRSRAREEANDDAILAAELGEELGEWLRQKTAAQSGSSFIAEA from the coding sequence ATGAGCATTTCAGGAATGACGACAGGAGCTCCGGCGGCCCCGGCTGCCGCTGCTGCAGGAAGCAAAGCAGGTACCGTTACGGTCGCAAGCGGAGCAGCAGCCTTATTCGGTCAATCGCTTCAGCAGTTGATGGGAGCCGCGGTCTCCGCGACAGGATCGACTACAACTGCAATTGCGGCTGAAACGCCGGCCAATCCGATTTTGTCCGCGCTTCAGCAGTTGATTACGGCAACTGAGCAAACGAGCGGCGAGAACCAACAGTCGAACGACGGTGCGGCCGAAGAACTCGAACAGAAGCTCGACGAACTGATGCAGCAGCTTGATGTACTGGATGAACAGTTGACGGAAAATCCGGAATTGATGCCGATGCTTCAAGGCTGGATTCAGCAGGCGCAGGCGCTTCTCGGCAGCGTTGAAGAAGCAGGCGGAACCGAACAGGAACAGCCAGCTGGAAATGCGGTTCAGGCACTGGCTTCAAACCCGGCTACGCTGAAATTTGCACTTCAAGATACGGTGGCCCAACTGATCGATCTGCAGCAATCGGATCAAGCGGCACCTGCAGTAAAAGTTCAGGCTCAGCAGGCGTTGGCAGCTCTTGAGCAGACGATTCAGACTGTCGATAGCGATACGCAAACCAAAGCCAAACAAGGTCTGACGCAGCAGCCGGCAGCAGTCGTTCAGCTTGCGGATGACGCACAGCCGACAAAAAATGATCAGACGGTCTCCAAGCCGGCGGCAGAAGCGCAAGCGACGAACACGGCGGAGTCCAAAATCGTATCGGCGAAAAGTCAATCTCAGCAGGCCGGTACGCAGCAGGAAGGACAATCTTCCGAAGAAGCGTCGCAGGAGATCAAGCCGCAGGGCACGATTACGGCGGGAGAACTGGCTATGCGTACAAACGGCACGACGCCAGCCAAGCCGGTTGAAGCGGTTCCTGTACACCGTATGGCACAAGAGGTTGAGAAGCTTGTCGTCGACCGACTGGAAATTTTGCAAAAGCAAGGATTTACCGAAGCCAAAATTTCGTTGACGCCCGATCATCTCGGCAAAGTCGATATCCGGATTACGATGCACGCCGGACAGCTGGTTGCCCACTTTGTGACCGAACATGCCGCTGCCAAAGATATGCTGGAGCAGCAGATGGTTCAACTGAGAGGATCGCTGCAGGGACAAGGCTTGACGGTAGAGCGGCTTGAAGTGACGCAAAGTTCTTCTCTGCAATCGCAAATGGACCAAAACGGTGGACAAGCAAGCAGTAGACAACAGCAGGAAAAACGCTCCCGTGCCAGAGAAGAAGCCAACGACGATGCGATCTTGGCGGCTGAACTCGGCGAAGAACTCGGCGAATGGCTGAGACAAAAAACGGCGGCGCAGTCCGGCAGTTCGTTTATAGCAGAAGCGTAA
- a CDS encoding flagellar hook capping FlgD N-terminal domain-containing protein — MQKAAAVPSKDSATMGKEQFLTILIAQLKNQDPLAPMDNSQFTAQMAQFSSLEQLMNMSTQLTQMNASMGSASQLIGQKVTWYDTESKNYLTGNVASVLQKDGKMFAAVGKYLVPTSEITMVEPAGAADDKAEGVTPGKAPDPAASTDAAAAAKTDAVSKETTEAKTTEAAPAADNQAPQQSVEEAAGTPTSGTSGGAQ, encoded by the coding sequence GTGCAAAAAGCGGCAGCGGTTCCTTCCAAGGATTCGGCAACGATGGGCAAAGAACAATTTTTGACCATTTTGATCGCGCAGCTAAAAAACCAGGATCCGCTCGCCCCGATGGACAATTCGCAGTTTACGGCTCAAATGGCGCAGTTCTCTTCGTTGGAACAGCTGATGAACATGTCTACGCAGCTGACGCAGATGAATGCTTCGATGGGTTCGGCTTCCCAACTGATCGGCCAGAAAGTCACCTGGTACGATACGGAATCGAAAAACTATTTGACCGGTAACGTAGCTTCCGTGTTGCAAAAAGACGGAAAAATGTTCGCGGCCGTAGGCAAGTATCTCGTTCCGACTTCGGAGATCACGATGGTAGAACCGGCTGGAGCGGCTGACGACAAGGCAGAAGGCGTTACGCCGGGTAAAGCACCGGATCCGGCAGCTTCGACAGACGCGGCGGCAGCAGCCAAAACGGATGCCGTTTCCAAAGAAACGACAGAAGCGAAGACGACGGAAGCAGCTCCGGCAGCAGACAATCAGGCTCCGCAACAATCCGTAGAGGAGGCAGCCGGTACGCCGACATCCGGAACTAGCGGAGGTGCGCAATGA
- a CDS encoding TIGR02530 family flagellar biosynthesis protein yields the protein MNDPIRVGQLYPAKMPPTVSRPTGPNAGQESFKNVLEDKLLKFSGHASKRLEQRGIEFNPEQLRKIGSAIDKAAAKGSKESLVLMQDLALIVNVRNRTVVTAVDGGSMKDNVFTQIDSAVIVS from the coding sequence ATGAACGACCCGATTCGCGTAGGGCAGTTATATCCGGCGAAAATGCCGCCGACCGTATCGAGGCCCACAGGTCCGAACGCGGGACAGGAAAGCTTCAAGAACGTACTCGAAGATAAACTGCTGAAGTTTAGCGGACATGCTTCGAAAAGGCTCGAACAGCGGGGTATCGAATTCAACCCGGAGCAGCTTCGCAAAATCGGCAGTGCTATCGACAAGGCGGCCGCCAAAGGCTCCAAAGAATCGCTCGTTTTGATGCAGGATCTGGCCCTGATCGTAAACGTGCGCAACCGCACCGTAGTTACGGCAGTCGACGGAGGTTCCATGAAAGACAATGTGTTCACTCAAATCGACAGTGCCGTCATCGTTTCCTAG
- the flgG gene encoding flagellar basal body rod protein FlgG, giving the protein MLRSMYSGVSGMKGFQTKLDVIGNNIANVNTAGFKSSRVMFKDILSQTAAGATGSTAEVGGSNAKQIGLGVSIGSIDTLHLAGSAMTTNNPTDLRIDGDGFFAVGLTAETDAANAFLTRAGDFHVDGTGNLVNSDGLFVLNTGGGAINVPQGSTFSIGSDGVVAIKAADGTIATDNRIAVVVVRNPEGLEKAGGNLYRVGQNAMAEGETIVFEAEADGPNAMAGGIVAGQLEMSNVDLTSEFTEMITAQRGFQANSRIITTSDEVLQEVVNLKR; this is encoded by the coding sequence ATGTTGAGATCCATGTATTCGGGCGTGTCGGGTATGAAAGGCTTCCAAACCAAACTTGACGTCATCGGCAACAATATCGCGAATGTAAATACGGCCGGATTCAAATCTTCACGCGTTATGTTCAAAGATATCCTCAGCCAAACGGCAGCAGGCGCAACAGGTTCTACAGCAGAAGTAGGCGGTTCTAACGCCAAACAGATCGGTCTGGGTGTATCGATCGGTTCCATTGACACCTTGCACTTGGCGGGTAGCGCCATGACAACGAACAACCCAACGGATCTTCGTATCGACGGTGACGGCTTCTTCGCAGTCGGACTGACCGCTGAAACGGATGCCGCAAATGCTTTCTTGACAAGAGCAGGTGACTTCCATGTTGATGGAACGGGCAACTTGGTTAACTCGGATGGACTTTTTGTTCTTAATACTGGAGGCGGAGCGATCAATGTCCCGCAAGGTTCGACTTTTTCGATTGGTAGTGACGGAGTAGTCGCGATCAAAGCTGCTGACGGAACGATTGCAACAGATAACCGGATAGCTGTTGTTGTAGTACGTAACCCGGAAGGATTGGAAAAAGCAGGCGGCAACCTGTACCGGGTAGGACAAAATGCTATGGCAGAAGGCGAGACGATCGTATTTGAAGCCGAAGCCGATGGGCCTAATGCAATGGCCGGGGGCATCGTAGCCGGCCAGCTGGAAATGTCCAACGTCGATCTGACGAGCGAGTTTACCGAAATGATTACGGCGCAGCGCGGATTCCAAGCGAACTCCAGAATCATTACGACCTCCGACGAAGTGCTCCAGGAAGTCGTTAACCTGAAACGTTAA
- a CDS encoding flagellar FlbD family protein: MIPVTRLNGSPLWLNALQIEMVEETPDTYVTLVNGKRMIVLEKAADVVKLMTDYYATIGLHTASIKVQNMGEEE; encoded by the coding sequence ATGATTCCAGTGACTCGTTTGAACGGATCGCCGCTGTGGCTCAATGCGCTGCAGATCGAAATGGTAGAAGAAACGCCGGATACTTACGTTACGTTGGTAAACGGAAAGCGCATGATCGTGCTGGAAAAGGCTGCCGACGTCGTCAAGCTGATGACCGACTATTATGCCACGATCGGCTTGCATACGGCTTCGATTAAGGTACAGAATATGGGGGAAGAAGAATAA
- a CDS encoding flagellar basal body-associated FliL family protein, with the protein MKKLLPWIITMFLAITLIVVAVFLVLSRGGDDTAAAAEKKEEAKQEKKLSAKEIVAVSSDITGIKTNLSDAGYIVQMDFSIQLDSAKVKAEFDEIKEITIKPIILMTLADTTPQSLSTAKGKMQLNTKLKNLINKSMPEGKVVSVNITNFILANI; encoded by the coding sequence ATGAAGAAACTTTTGCCATGGATCATTACGATGTTTCTGGCGATCACACTGATCGTGGTGGCCGTGTTTCTGGTTCTGAGCCGCGGAGGCGATGACACAGCGGCAGCAGCCGAGAAAAAGGAAGAAGCCAAGCAGGAAAAGAAATTGTCGGCCAAAGAAATCGTGGCGGTAAGCTCGGACATCACGGGCATCAAAACGAATCTGTCGGATGCGGGCTACATCGTGCAGATGGATTTTTCGATTCAACTCGACAGCGCGAAAGTCAAAGCCGAGTTTGATGAAATCAAAGAGATCACGATCAAGCCGATCATCTTGATGACATTGGCAGATACGACGCCGCAAAGCTTGAGTACGGCAAAAGGCAAGATGCAGCTCAATACGAAGCTTAAAAACCTCATCAACAAATCAATGCCCGAAGGCAAAGTGGTGAGCGTCAACATCACCAACTTCATTTTGGCCAATATCTGA
- the fliM gene encoding flagellar motor switch protein FliM — translation MVDVLSQNEIDALLAALSSGEMDAEELKKEDTQRKIRSYDFKRAVRFSKDHIRSLTRIHENFARNLTTYFSAQLRTFVQISVVQVEQLPYDEFIRSIPKMTVLNIFEAEPLEGRMVLEVHPNVAYAMVDRMLGGSGTAPLKPGALTEIETIIMERIFSRALENLQEAWKTVFDLSPRMEALETNPQFMQIVSPNETIALISLSTKIGDTTGMINLCIPHVVIEPIMSKLSVHHWFVSQKKARVPEELEALRQRVTRAQLPLIAELGQSQLTIREFLSLAPGDVITLNKATEEGLAIRVGDNLKFIGSPGMIKDRIAVQIDEIVNEGVEEFDE, via the coding sequence TTGGTTGATGTATTATCCCAGAACGAGATCGACGCACTGTTAGCCGCGCTCTCATCAGGCGAAATGGATGCCGAAGAACTCAAAAAAGAAGACACGCAGCGCAAGATCCGTTCCTACGATTTCAAAAGAGCAGTACGGTTTTCCAAAGATCATATTCGAAGCCTGACCCGAATCCACGAAAACTTTGCGCGAAATCTGACCACTTATTTTTCCGCTCAGCTTCGTACCTTCGTTCAGATCAGCGTCGTGCAGGTTGAGCAGCTGCCCTATGACGAATTCATCCGCTCCATTCCGAAAATGACCGTTCTGAACATTTTCGAAGCGGAGCCGCTGGAAGGACGCATGGTGCTGGAAGTCCACCCCAACGTCGCGTATGCAATGGTAGACCGGATGCTGGGAGGATCGGGAACGGCTCCGCTCAAACCGGGTGCGCTGACGGAGATCGAGACCATTATCATGGAACGAATTTTCAGCCGCGCTCTGGAAAATTTGCAGGAAGCCTGGAAAACGGTTTTCGACCTTTCGCCAAGAATGGAAGCGCTCGAGACCAATCCCCAGTTTATGCAGATCGTATCGCCCAATGAGACGATCGCATTGATTTCGCTTAGCACGAAAATCGGTGACACGACGGGAATGATCAATTTATGTATTCCTCACGTGGTTATCGAGCCGATCATGTCGAAGCTGTCGGTGCATCACTGGTTCGTCTCGCAAAAGAAGGCGCGCGTGCCCGAAGAACTCGAAGCGCTGCGCCAACGGGTTACCCGTGCCCAGCTTCCGCTGATCGCCGAGCTCGGCCAGTCCCAACTGACGATTCGCGAATTTCTCAGTTTGGCTCCGGGCGACGTTATCACGCTGAATAAGGCCACGGAAGAAGGACTGGCCATTCGGGTCGGAGACAACCTGAAATTTATCGGCAGTCCGGGCATGATCAAAGACCGGATCGCCGTGCAAATCGACGAGATCGTCAACGAAGGAGTTGAGGAATTTGACGAGTAA
- the fliY gene encoding flagellar motor switch phosphatase FliY, whose amino-acid sequence MTSKDYLSQEEIDALLRQSSESDDADASGGAEKTVDDFLTPLEQDALGEIGNITFGSAATALSTLLGRKVDITTPKVSIITRSQFESEFPKPHVAVHVNYVDGFQGINSLVIKTRDAQIIADLMLGGEGDPQDEELNEIHISAVQEAMNQMMGSSATSMSTIFNRFVNISPPAIDILDMSNGDGVSNLPVEETLIKVSFRLLIGDLIDSTIMQLITVDFAKNMVEILLGGGAPEETPAPVEQPQAAAPVQQQPPVPEPQMQQPPVQNAPYPDPYAAAAQQQGMPPYGMPAQQGMPPYPGYGAPGMQPPYGMPYPGYGQMPMEQQQPPQPNHYGTPGRNVNVQPVQFGNLQNGGYGSADENNLGLLMDIPLKVTVELGRTQKQIKDILELSQGSIVELDKLAGEPVDILVNNKLIAKGEVVVIDENFGVRVTDIVSQWDRIQNLQ is encoded by the coding sequence TTGACGAGTAAAGATTATTTGTCCCAAGAAGAGATAGACGCGCTGTTGAGACAGTCCTCCGAGTCGGACGACGCAGACGCGTCGGGCGGAGCGGAGAAAACCGTTGACGACTTTCTGACTCCTCTTGAGCAGGATGCGTTGGGTGAAATCGGCAATATCACGTTCGGAAGCGCGGCAACGGCTTTATCGACGCTGCTCGGCCGCAAGGTGGATATCACTACGCCGAAAGTTTCCATCATTACGAGAAGCCAGTTTGAATCCGAGTTTCCTAAGCCGCACGTTGCCGTACACGTCAACTATGTGGATGGGTTCCAGGGAATCAACTCGCTCGTTATCAAGACGAGAGACGCCCAGATTATCGCCGATTTGATGCTTGGCGGGGAAGGGGACCCGCAGGATGAAGAACTGAACGAAATCCATATCAGTGCCGTGCAGGAAGCGATGAACCAGATGATGGGTTCTTCCGCGACTTCCATGTCCACCATTTTTAACCGCTTTGTCAACATATCCCCTCCCGCTATCGATATTCTCGATATGAGCAATGGGGACGGAGTCAGCAATCTTCCCGTGGAAGAAACGCTTATTAAAGTTTCTTTCCGCCTCCTGATCGGGGACCTGATCGATTCGACGATCATGCAGCTGATTACGGTCGACTTTGCCAAAAACATGGTCGAAATTTTGTTGGGCGGAGGAGCTCCGGAAGAAACGCCGGCTCCGGTCGAGCAGCCGCAGGCAGCCGCCCCGGTCCAACAGCAGCCTCCCGTTCCGGAACCGCAAATGCAGCAGCCGCCCGTTCAGAACGCGCCGTATCCGGACCCTTATGCCGCTGCCGCGCAGCAACAGGGAATGCCGCCTTACGGAATGCCGGCTCAGCAGGGAATGCCGCCGTATCCGGGCTACGGAGCACCGGGTATGCAGCCGCCTTACGGTATGCCTTATCCGGGTTACGGACAGATGCCTATGGAGCAGCAGCAGCCGCCTCAACCGAACCATTACGGAACGCCGGGCCGTAACGTAAATGTCCAACCTGTTCAGTTCGGCAATCTGCAAAATGGCGGGTACGGATCTGCGGATGAAAATAATTTGGGATTACTGATGGACATTCCACTCAAAGTAACCGTAGAATTAGGAAGGACCCAAAAGCAGATCAAAGATATTCTGGAATTGTCTCAGGGGTCTATCGTCGAGTTGGACAAACTTGCCGGCGAGCCGGTCGACATCCTCGTGAACAACAAGCTAATCGCCAAGGGCGAAGTCGTCGTCATCGACGAAAACTTCGGCGTGCGCGTGACAGATATCGTCAGCCAGTGGGACCGCATTCAAAACTTACAATAA
- a CDS encoding response regulator, protein MANRILIVDDAAFMRMMIRDILTKNGFEVVGEAQDGSQAIEKFKELKPDLITMDITMPEMDGIAALKEIKKIDASAKVIMCSAMGQQAMVIDAIQAGAKDFIVKPFQSDRVVEAINKTLGA, encoded by the coding sequence ATGGCAAACCGTATTCTTATCGTGGACGACGCGGCTTTCATGCGCATGATGATCAGAGATATTTTGACGAAAAACGGGTTTGAGGTCGTAGGGGAAGCCCAGGACGGCTCGCAAGCGATCGAAAAATTCAAGGAGCTCAAGCCGGATCTGATCACCATGGATATCACAATGCCGGAAATGGACGGAATCGCCGCCTTGAAAGAAATCAAGAAAATCGACGCAAGCGCAAAAGTCATCATGTGCTCGGCCATGGGCCAGCAGGCAATGGTTATCGATGCGATCCAAGCAGGCGCCAAAGATTTCATCGTCAAACCGTTCCAATCCGATCGCGTTGTCGAAGCCATCAACAAAACGCTTGGCGCGTAA
- a CDS encoding flagellar biosynthetic protein FliO, whose amino-acid sequence MLLLNEEQPNFTADTGVYSYLVWVIFVLIVIVALIVFLIRYLGKKNRGWFGGRSVRTLGGVGLGQNKSLQIIEIGSSVYLIGVGDDISLIDKISEPEQVQKLLEALEQESASPNIALPAWAEKLTSRFRSGSKAPSEAEELEAASFQELFETRLRESSDRRRKVEDLLEHEESADRSREP is encoded by the coding sequence ATGCTTTTACTGAATGAAGAGCAGCCGAACTTTACAGCGGATACCGGCGTCTATTCTTATCTGGTATGGGTAATCTTCGTCCTGATCGTAATTGTCGCCCTTATCGTTTTTTTGATCCGTTACCTGGGCAAAAAAAACCGGGGCTGGTTCGGTGGCCGCTCCGTCCGTACACTCGGCGGAGTCGGACTCGGCCAAAATAAATCGCTGCAGATTATCGAAATCGGGAGCAGCGTTTATTTGATCGGCGTCGGCGACGACATCTCGCTGATCGACAAAATTTCGGAACCCGAGCAAGTGCAGAAGCTGCTCGAGGCATTGGAGCAAGAAAGTGCCAGCCCGAACATCGCTTTGCCTGCCTGGGCGGAGAAACTCACATCCAGATTCCGAAGCGGGTCGAAGGCTCCTTCCGAAGCGGAAGAGCTTGAGGCGGCTTCATTCCAGGAATTGTTCGAGACGCGTCTGCGCGAATCGTCCGATCGACGGCGAAAAGTCGAAGATCTGCTGGAACACGAGGAATCTGCTGACCGATCGAGGGAACCATGA